A window of Thermoproteus sp. genomic DNA:
ACGTCCCCCTGTCCTTTATGTCAATCGAATTTATTGTAGTGACGGCCTTCTCGACGCCCTTGGCGAAGTTCCGATAGTCGTGGGTGCCGAGGAAGAGCTCCGCCGCCTCCCTCATGAGCTCCACGTCTTCGCCCCTATAGGGCGCATAGTAGGCGTAGGCCCTCTCTCTGGCCCTCCTGGGGTTGAAGCCCTCCGGCACCTCCGCGTAGCCCCAGACCCAGACCCCCCGCGGGAGCTCTGCGTTTATCTGGCCCAGAGGCTTCAAGGTAGGCGCCACGACCACGTTGCCTAGAGCCGATACGCCCGGATCCGTCCTGGACCCCCTGCCCAAGACTTCCCCCAAGGCTCTAGCCAACGCGGGCTCTACGGAGTTCTTATGGCCGGTGAAGCCGTAGAACAACGTGCCGTCGTACGCCACTAGATATGCGATCATGGAGAGCTGTGGGCGCGGGTTTTAGAGCTTCCCGTTGGAGCTACGTCGACTTTATAGATATAAAGTTACTTCATAGGTATAAAGGTGCTGTTCGACCCCAGGCCCAAGACCCGGAGGGAGGACCTATACGACAGGGGGAAAGAACTCGAGGAGCTTCTGAGGGCCAGAAGCCCCTTGGTGTTGGTTACGGGCTTGAGGAGGACGGGCAAGTCCTCCCTAATTTTAGTCGCCCTGGCCGGGAGGCCCCATATATATTTCGACGCGAGGGCCTTCGAGGAGCGCGGCTATATATCCTATGCGGACCTCTTGAGGGAGCTGGAGGTCGCAGTCAACAACGCAGTGGGTAGATGGAGGGACCTCCTAGAGGTGTTTAGGGCTATTGAGGGCGTCGAGGTGGCGGGGACCTCCGTGAGGTTCAAATGGGGAAGGGAGAGAGTTAGGCTCGTAGACCTCCTGGAGAGGCTGGATAGATGGGCGGAGGAGAGGGGCATCAAGCTGTATTTGGCGTTAGACGAGGCGCAGGAGCTCGCCAAGTTGAGAGGCGTAAATGTGCTCCCAGCCCTAGCCTACAGCTACGACCACCTAAGGAATTTAGTCTTCGTTCTAAGCGGCTCCGAGGCGAGGCTCCTCAGGTCGTTTTTGAAGTTGGAGGACCCGGAGAGTCCGCTCTACGGGAGAGTTGTAGATAGGATAGAACTCAAGCCGTTTACAGAGGAGCAAGCCGTGGACTTCTTGACGAGGGGAGCGGCCGAGTGGGGGATGGAGGTAAGAGATCCGCGGGGGGTGTACGCCAGGCTTGGCGGGATGCCGGGCTGGCTCGCTATGTACGGCTATAAGTACGTCACCGGCAGGCCCTACGAGGAGGCGCTCAGAGAGACCGTCGAGGCCGCGACTGCGCTGATAAGACGGGAGTTCAGAAATTTCCTAATCGGCAGGGAGCAAGCTGAGGGGAGATATCTGGCCGTCATGAGGGCCGCCAAGAACTGCGCGACATGGTCTGACATAAAGAGGGCCTTAGAGGCGGCCGAGGGCCGCGCCATAAACGACGCCGAAGTCTCCAAACTGATAAGAAACTTGGTCGACTACTCCTTCTTGGAGAAGATAGGCGATAGGTACTGCCCCCCGGATCCCCTAATAAGAGAGGCCTTTTAGAGCTCGTGTTGAAACACCACCTCGACGCCCTCTATAAAGGCCAGGACGTCCTGCCCGCCAGCCCTCTTCACGAGGAACTTGTAGACATCATGTGTAGGGTAGGGCAGAGCCACCGCCATGGCCTTAATTGAAGCGCCGACCTCCAGAGGGGTGCCGCAACGTAGTTTCTCCCAGGGCCACGTGGTGGCCATCTGTAGTATTGTCTTCTCGCCGAGAGGCCACCCCCTAGTTTTGGCATAGGCGTGTAGAAACTTCATCTCGGCCCATATGTCCGGCTCGTTTATAAACACGTTATCGGTGCCCAAGAGCGGCTTCAGCCTCAACAACGCCGGGACGTCAGGGAGGCGCCCCACAAAGTAGGCGTTTGCCCTCGGGTTCACCACCACGGCCTTCCCCTCAGGCACCTCGGCGATTTCCTCGGGCGTTGCGTAGACCAGATGGACAAGGACGTCTGCGTCTAACACCTTAAGCGCCAGCTCCAAGTCGCCCCCCTCGTGGCAGTCTTCAGTTTCCGAGACGTGAGTGGCTACCAACCTCGCCCTGGACCTCAAACTGCGCAGATATTCGGGGCTGTGGTCCAATGGAGAGGCTATCTGCACGTAGGGGTATTCCGGCAGGTCCCCATGGGCCTCCTGGAACACAAGCGCATCTACGCGGAACTCCCTAAAGGCCTTCTCCACATCGCGCGCGGCATATTCAGCAAACGCCACGACACACCCAGTCCCGTACCTCTTGATCCTTTTCGCAACCGCCTCAAGGGGCTTGAGGTGCCTCCCCTTGGCGACGAGTCCCCTCAACAAGATGTATTTAGCGCCGTACGGCCACCCCACGAGGTCGTCTATGTAGTAGGCGTCTCTGTCGGCCATCACGACGTCGAGAGGATGCACGTGGGCGTTAACCAGTTGGGGCATTAGGACCGCGTGACCCAAATTGAGCGAGAGCTGGCCAGTGTATTTCCCCACCCCAACAACTTTCCCCTCGTCATCTATCTCGACGACCCCGTCCTCAATAACGTCGAGATCCGCGCCATGAAGGATATACTTGGCCCTAACCACGACCACGAGGCGACATATCGCCAGCTATAAAAATTCGGACGTAGCGCCTACAGGCGCTTCTCGGCTACATAGATAATCGTAGTGGCCAGCGGGGCGAATAAGGTCAAGAAGTCAAACTTCTCGACGAACTTAGCCATAAATTTACGTTGTAGTATGCGTGTAGGTAAAAGCGGAAGTAAGTATATAGGTCTCGCCTCTATTACCTTCAAGCCGACATTTGCTAGAGACGACCTCACCTTGAAGTAGGTATAATAATAGAACGGAATCTCGCCATTGGCGGACTCCCAACTCCCCTTAACGGCGCCCTTAATTAGAGCCTCCTTCAACTTGTCCAGTCCCTGAAATAGTAAATACTCATAGAACATATCGAGAGACACCGCATTATCTATGTCTGTTATGAGCAGGCCGCCCTCTCTCAACGCCGAAGACGCAAAGCGAAGCGCCTCATCCAATCGCGTCGCGTGGTTGTAGACGCTACCCAACGCCGTAACTACGTCGAACTTGCGAGTTCTGACTGGGAGGCGCGACGCCTCGCCGGCTATCTTATCTTCACATCTACAAGCCTTTAAGGATCTTGTAGAGAGGTCTAGGGCCACCACACGCGCACCTTTAGATTTCATGTAGATAGTCCAAAAGCCGGTCCCCGCTCCAACATCTAGGACCTCCATACCCGGCCTTATATATCTATCTATAACTTCTCCTATTTTTCTATATAAAATCCTATAATACTCCATTTTTAAATATTTATATTTATATGTTTCCGCAATGAGGTCGTAATATTTAGCTACGGCACGTAGTTCGTCCATTTTCTATACATGAAGGGCTTGCGTGAGGGCCCCCTTCGAGGTCCCGGCTCATCTGCGCGCAAGCCTTCGCCCAAGCGTCTAGAGGCCTATAGGCCAAGCCGCCTGGCGAGTACGTCCCAGCCCCTTACGGCAAGCTCGCCGTTAGGCCCCTCGAATACGCCCAGGTCAGTCACGGCGACGTCTATGAGCTCAGCTCTAAACTTATCGAATAGAGGCACTTCGACGCG
This region includes:
- a CDS encoding tRNA pseudouridine(38-40) synthase TruA (mediates pseudouridylation (positions 38, 39, 40) at the tRNA anticodon region which contributes to the structural stability), with translation MIAYLVAYDGTLFYGFTGHKNSVEPALARALGEVLGRGSRTDPGVSALGNVVVAPTLKPLGQINAELPRGVWVWGYAEVPEGFNPRRARERAYAYYAPYRGEDVELMREAAELFLGTHDYRNFAKGVEKAVTTINSIDIKDRGTYIEVEFRGRGFKNKMLRKIAWALLAAGRGTLSLRDLEELLSGSRKGPVPSAPAEGLVLLWIDYGINFQVDKSILSKIYRYFLNKYYLSLSLSRSYVRITEEILKWL
- a CDS encoding methyltransferase domain-containing protein, with protein sequence MDELRAVAKYYDLIAETYKYKYLKMEYYRILYRKIGEVIDRYIRPGMEVLDVGAGTGFWTIYMKSKGARVVALDLSTRSLKACRCEDKIAGEASRLPVRTRKFDVVTALGSVYNHATRLDEALRFASSALREGGLLITDIDNAVSLDMFYEYLLFQGLDKLKEALIKGAVKGSWESANGEIPFYYYTYFKVRSSLANVGLKVIEARPIYLLPLLPTRILQRKFMAKFVEKFDFLTLFAPLATTIIYVAEKRL
- a CDS encoding ATP-binding protein, translated to MLFDPRPKTRREDLYDRGKELEELLRARSPLVLVTGLRRTGKSSLILVALAGRPHIYFDARAFEERGYISYADLLRELEVAVNNAVGRWRDLLEVFRAIEGVEVAGTSVRFKWGRERVRLVDLLERLDRWAEERGIKLYLALDEAQELAKLRGVNVLPALAYSYDHLRNLVFVLSGSEARLLRSFLKLEDPESPLYGRVVDRIELKPFTEEQAVDFLTRGAAEWGMEVRDPRGVYARLGGMPGWLAMYGYKYVTGRPYEEALRETVEAATALIRREFRNFLIGREQAEGRYLAVMRAAKNCATWSDIKRALEAAEGRAINDAEVSKLIRNLVDYSFLEKIGDRYCPPDPLIREAF
- a CDS encoding chlorohydrolase — its product is MVVVRAKYILHGADLDVIEDGVVEIDDEGKVVGVGKYTGQLSLNLGHAVLMPQLVNAHVHPLDVVMADRDAYYIDDLVGWPYGAKYILLRGLVAKGRHLKPLEAVAKRIKRYGTGCVVAFAEYAARDVEKAFREFRVDALVFQEAHGDLPEYPYVQIASPLDHSPEYLRSLRSRARLVATHVSETEDCHEGGDLELALKVLDADVLVHLVYATPEEIAEVPEGKAVVVNPRANAYFVGRLPDVPALLRLKPLLGTDNVFINEPDIWAEMKFLHAYAKTRGWPLGEKTILQMATTWPWEKLRCGTPLEVGASIKAMAVALPYPTHDVYKFLVKRAGGQDVLAFIEGVEVVFQHEL